The Eubacteriaceae bacterium Marseille-Q4139 genome has a window encoding:
- a CDS encoding acetate kinase, which yields MNILVINCGSSSLKYQLINSDTEAVLAKGLCERIGIEGSQITYQPAGGEKEVTVSPMPTHTQAIQMVLDALTNEKTGVIKSLAEVGAVGHRVVHGGEKFTTSTLLTEEAIKAIEECNDLAPLHNPANLIGIRACQELMPETPMVAVFDTAFHQTMPEEAYLYGLPYEYYENYKVRRYGFHGTSHSFVSKKAAELAGKPYEDLKIIVCHLGNGASLSAVKNGKSVDTSMGLTPLEGLIMGTRSGDMDPAIMEYIAKKENLDIAGVMNVLNKKSGVLGLSGVSSDFRDIEGAAAEGNERAAKALNAFNYRVIKYIGAYAAAMDGVDVIAFTAGLGENDKNMRKAVCSHLSYLGVKIDDAANDVRGKDTIISAPDSKVMVMVVPTNEELAIARETLALV from the coding sequence ATGAATATTTTAGTTATTAACTGCGGCAGTTCTTCCTTAAAGTACCAGCTCATCAACTCCGACACAGAGGCAGTCCTTGCAAAGGGCCTCTGCGAGAGAATCGGAATTGAGGGAAGCCAGATTACTTACCAGCCGGCCGGCGGCGAGAAAGAGGTTACGGTTTCTCCGATGCCGACCCACACCCAGGCGATCCAGATGGTTCTGGATGCCCTCACCAATGAGAAGACGGGCGTTATTAAGAGCCTTGCCGAGGTTGGCGCCGTAGGACACCGTGTGGTACACGGCGGCGAGAAGTTCACGACCTCCACGCTGCTTACGGAAGAGGCCATCAAGGCTATTGAGGAGTGCAACGATCTGGCTCCGCTTCACAACCCGGCAAACCTGATCGGTATCCGTGCCTGCCAGGAGCTGATGCCGGAGACTCCGATGGTTGCTGTTTTCGATACGGCTTTCCATCAGACCATGCCGGAGGAGGCATATCTTTACGGCCTTCCCTATGAATACTATGAGAACTACAAGGTAAGAAGATACGGCTTCCACGGAACCTCCCACAGCTTCGTATCCAAGAAAGCTGCCGAGCTTGCCGGAAAGCCCTACGAGGATCTTAAGATCATCGTCTGCCACCTTGGAAACGGCGCAAGCCTTTCCGCAGTAAAGAACGGAAAATCCGTTGATACGAGCATGGGCCTTACCCCGCTTGAGGGCTTAATCATGGGAACCCGCTCCGGTGATATGGATCCGGCTATCATGGAGTACATCGCAAAGAAAGAGAACCTGGACATCGCAGGCGTGATGAACGTCCTCAACAAGAAATCCGGCGTTCTTGGCCTTTCCGGCGTATCCAGCGACTTCCGTGACATCGAGGGCGCGGCTGCCGAGGGCAATGAGCGTGCGGCAAAGGCACTGAATGCCTTCAATTACCGCGTAATCAAATACATTGGCGCATATGCCGCAGCCATGGACGGCGTTGATGTAATCGCATTCACGGCAGGCCTCGGCGAGAACGACAAGAACATGAGAAAGGCTGTTTGCAGCCACTTAAGCTACCTTGGCGTGAAGATCGACGACGCAGCCAACGATGTGAGAGGAAAGGACACGATCATTTCCGCACCGGATTCCAAGGTTATGGTGATGGTTGTTCCGACAAACGAGGAGTTAGCAATCGCAAGAGAGACTCTGGCGCTCGTTTAA
- a CDS encoding SAM-dependent methyltransferase, whose translation MENDGLLKTIEELLTEDLRQMVLSGRLQADGPMKVRLRPVLTGGVLKFQAEEFVGKQAFHKNLPKEEAASYVTGLLGTSFKQLQAETAALEASVLVSKKGKVTIHKKKKAEPVLSDAWRASLSHNRKKHYILEEGIPVPFLVDLGVQTKDGKIVHARYDKFRQINRFLEFIEDVLPKLDKNRENVILDFGCGKSYLTFAMYYYLKELKGYPVRIIGLDLKEDVIRTCSRLAEKYGYENLTFLTGDIASYEGVDHVDMVVTLHACDMATDYALYKAVKWGAKVILSVPCCQHELNAQMKSERFAPLFQYGIIKERTAALFTDALRAQLLESQGYRVQILEFIDMEHTPKNLLIRAVRQGEKKDNRHEIEDILKELSVTPTLYRLFSESGEADL comes from the coding sequence ATGGTGTTAAGCGGCCGCCTGCAGGCGGACGGCCCCATGAAGGTTCGGCTCCGCCCGGTTCTAACAGGCGGCGTGTTAAAATTCCAGGCGGAAGAATTCGTCGGCAAACAGGCCTTCCATAAAAATCTTCCGAAGGAAGAGGCTGCAAGCTACGTGACCGGCCTTTTGGGTACTTCCTTTAAGCAGCTCCAGGCGGAGACGGCCGCCCTCGAGGCATCGGTTCTCGTGAGCAAAAAGGGCAAGGTCACGATCCATAAGAAAAAGAAGGCAGAGCCGGTCCTTTCCGACGCCTGGCGCGCCTCCCTGTCCCACAACCGGAAAAAGCATTACATCCTCGAAGAGGGAATCCCGGTGCCGTTCCTCGTGGATCTTGGCGTCCAGACAAAGGACGGAAAGATTGTCCATGCCCGCTACGATAAATTCCGCCAGATCAACCGCTTCCTGGAATTCATCGAGGACGTGCTTCCGAAGCTTGATAAAAACAGGGAAAACGTGATCCTGGATTTTGGCTGCGGGAAATCCTACCTGACCTTTGCCATGTACTACTATTTAAAGGAATTAAAGGGGTATCCCGTCCGCATCATCGGCCTGGATTTAAAGGAAGACGTGATCCGCACATGCAGCCGCCTTGCGGAAAAATACGGCTATGAAAACCTGACGTTTTTAACCGGCGACATCGCCTCCTACGAAGGCGTCGACCATGTGGACATGGTGGTGACGCTCCATGCCTGCGACATGGCCACGGACTACGCCCTTTATAAGGCCGTCAAATGGGGCGCGAAGGTGATTCTTTCGGTGCCATGCTGCCAGCATGAGTTAAATGCCCAGATGAAGAGTGAGCGGTTCGCACCGCTGTTCCAGTACGGGATTATCAAGGAGCGGACGGCTGCCCTGTTTACGGATGCGCTCCGGGCACAGCTTTTAGAGAGCCAGGGCTACCGCGTCCAGATTTTGGAGTTCATCGACATGGAACACACGCCGAAAAACCTTTTAATCCGCGCCGTGCGGCAGGGGGAGAAAAAGGACAACCGGCATGAAATCGAAGATATTTTAAAGGAACTTTCCGTAACCCCGACGTTATACCGGCTTTTTAGCGAAAGCGGGGAAGCGGATTTATAG
- a CDS encoding DUF177 domain-containing protein gives MLIHLSEVLTHEGREKTWDIPFEKPVFDGAEGSYPVVSSEPVHIVLKNLGKRKVSLTGGTSVTLRIPCARCLEPVDYICSMEFDEELDLGISDEERVKNLDEQSYLNGYQLDTDQLVCNELSLSLPMKVLCKEDCKGICNRCGANLNYETCSCDTRSLDPRMAVIQDIFKQFKEV, from the coding sequence ATGCTGATACACTTATCTGAAGTTTTAACCCATGAGGGCAGGGAAAAGACCTGGGACATCCCCTTTGAAAAGCCGGTTTTCGACGGCGCGGAGGGAAGTTATCCGGTGGTTTCATCGGAGCCGGTTCATATTGTCCTCAAAAATCTCGGAAAGCGGAAGGTTTCCCTGACAGGCGGCACGTCGGTGACGCTGAGGATTCCCTGCGCCAGATGTTTGGAGCCAGTGGACTATATTTGCAGCATGGAATTTGACGAAGAGCTGGATCTTGGCATCTCCGATGAGGAACGGGTAAAAAACTTGGATGAACAATCTTATTTAAACGGTTATCAACTGGATACAGACCAACTGGTGTGTAACGAACTTTCTTTGAGTTTGCCTATGAAGGTCCTGTGCAAAGAAGATTGCAAAGGGATTTGTAATAGATGTGGAGCAAATCTCAATTATGAGACTTGCAGCTGCGATACCAGGTCTCTTGATCCAAGGATGGCAGTAATCCAGGATATTTTTAAACAGTTTAAGGAGGTGTAA
- a CDS encoding histidine kinase has protein sequence MEQMLAANIALDSFGIILSLIPIVYLVSGGRYKEKLNRFFLGVCISNLFMIVGDLADWVLHSPSPGFQQNLLAALSALFYVSSAFVLYFFALYITEYIKPSEQAQRLCRRAVTAVCGVHVFFAVLSPFTGAFFYVTDNGYQRGSLFLISQLVPLFCYLLFTLLLILYHGKLKRRELIFFLLYIFVPLGCGAAQMFLRGIAVVNIGVALALLFILVNIQFEHELALKRQEKALAEQRIDIMLSQIKPHFLYNALGTIACLCRTDPEKAEWATEEFAMFLRANMDSLKNREPIPFEKELAHVKHYLYLEKQRFQERLQVNYDIRATDFYVPPLSLQPLVENAVRHGILQKKEGGTVTIRTFETEEDAFVVVMDDGIGMEQAAGLPDLGDHAHIGLENVRERLESMVEGEMKMESSGAGTVVTLRIPLVGGF, from the coding sequence ATGGAACAAATGCTTGCAGCCAACATCGCTCTCGACAGCTTTGGAATCATTCTGTCTCTGATCCCGATTGTCTATCTTGTAAGCGGCGGACGGTACAAGGAGAAGCTGAACCGCTTCTTTTTAGGCGTCTGCATTTCCAATCTGTTTATGATTGTGGGGGATCTGGCGGACTGGGTGCTTCACTCTCCGTCCCCGGGCTTTCAGCAGAATCTGCTGGCGGCCCTTTCTGCGCTTTTTTACGTTTCTTCTGCCTTTGTGCTGTACTTTTTCGCACTGTATATCACGGAGTACATAAAGCCTTCGGAGCAGGCGCAGCGCCTCTGCCGCAGGGCGGTGACGGCGGTGTGCGGCGTACATGTCTTTTTTGCAGTTTTAAGCCCTTTTACGGGCGCGTTCTTTTATGTGACGGACAATGGCTACCAGCGCGGCAGCCTGTTCCTGATTTCTCAGCTTGTGCCTTTATTCTGCTATCTTTTGTTTACGCTGCTTTTAATCCTTTACCACGGGAAGTTAAAACGGCGGGAGCTGATCTTTTTTCTCCTTTACATTTTTGTGCCCCTTGGCTGCGGCGCGGCACAGATGTTTTTGCGCGGCATCGCTGTCGTCAATATCGGGGTGGCCCTGGCGCTTTTATTTATCCTTGTGAATATCCAGTTTGAACATGAGCTTGCCTTAAAGCGGCAGGAGAAGGCGCTGGCGGAACAGCGGATCGACATCATGTTAAGCCAGATCAAGCCTCACTTTCTTTACAACGCCCTGGGAACCATCGCCTGTTTATGCAGGACGGATCCCGAAAAGGCGGAGTGGGCGACGGAGGAATTTGCCATGTTCCTGCGGGCCAATATGGACAGCTTAAAGAACCGGGAGCCGATTCCCTTTGAAAAGGAGCTGGCCCATGTGAAACATTATCTGTATCTGGAAAAGCAGCGGTTTCAGGAGCGGCTTCAGGTAAATTATGACATCCGGGCCACGGACTTTTATGTTCCGCCCCTGTCCCTTCAGCCATTGGTGGAAAACGCGGTGCGGCACGGGATCCTCCAGAAAAAGGAGGGCGGAACCGTCACCATACGGACGTTTGAGACGGAGGAGGACGCCTTTGTTGTTGTCATGGACGACGGCATCGGAATGGAACAGGCGGCGGGGCTTCCGGATTTGGGAGACCATGCCCACATCGGGCTTGAAAACGTGAGGGAGCGGCTGGAGAGCATGGTGGAAGGCGAAATGAAGATGGAAAGCAGCGGGGCAGGGACGGTTGTGACTCTGCGGATCCCGTTGGTGGGAGGGTTCTGA
- the pta gene encoding phosphate acetyltransferase produces MSFIERMKEKARQNKKTIVLPESDDKRTITAAAKILEEGTANLILIGNEAKIKEEASALNADVNGVTFVDPETDPEFGHYAEALYELRKHKGMTLEKAQETLKNDFITYGVMMVKENKADGLVAGACHATADTLRPALQILKTAPGTELVSGFFIMDVPNCEYGDNGTFLFADCGLNQDPTSEELAAIADSSSKSFRALVGDEPVIAMLSHSTKGSAKHALVDKVTEATRIAKEKYPELNLDGELQLDAAIVPAIGESKAKGSKVAGHANVLIFPNLDCGNIGYKLVQRLAKAEAYGPMLQGIARPVNDLSRGCSAEDIVGVVALTAVQAQMA; encoded by the coding sequence ATGTCATTCATTGAGCGGATGAAAGAGAAGGCAAGACAGAACAAGAAGACGATTGTCCTGCCGGAGAGCGACGACAAGAGAACCATTACGGCTGCCGCAAAGATCTTAGAGGAGGGCACGGCAAACCTGATCTTAATCGGAAACGAAGCAAAGATTAAGGAAGAGGCTTCTGCCCTGAACGCAGACGTAAACGGCGTTACGTTCGTAGACCCGGAGACGGATCCGGAGTTCGGCCACTATGCCGAGGCTCTGTATGAGTTAAGAAAGCACAAAGGAATGACGCTTGAGAAGGCGCAGGAGACTTTAAAGAATGACTTTATCACATACGGTGTTATGATGGTAAAGGAGAATAAGGCAGACGGCCTTGTTGCCGGCGCCTGCCATGCAACGGCTGATACCTTAAGACCGGCACTCCAGATTTTAAAGACGGCACCGGGAACCGAGCTGGTATCCGGCTTCTTTATCATGGATGTTCCGAACTGCGAGTACGGCGACAACGGCACGTTCCTGTTCGCTGACTGCGGCCTGAACCAGGATCCGACGTCGGAAGAACTGGCTGCCATCGCAGACAGCAGCTCCAAGAGCTTCCGCGCCCTTGTTGGCGACGAGCCGGTCATCGCAATGCTGTCCCATTCCACAAAGGGAAGCGCAAAGCATGCCCTGGTGGACAAGGTGACAGAGGCTACGAGAATCGCAAAAGAGAAATATCCGGAGTTAAACCTGGACGGCGAGCTTCAGCTTGACGCTGCCATCGTTCCGGCAATCGGCGAGTCCAAGGCAAAGGGCAGCAAGGTGGCTGGCCATGCCAACGTCTTAATTTTCCCGAACCTGGACTGCGGAAACATCGGCTACAAGCTGGTTCAGAGACTTGCAAAGGCAGAGGCTTACGGCCCGATGCTCCAGGGTATTGCAAGACCCGTCAACGACTTATCCCGCGGCTGTTCTGCTGAGGATATCGTAGGCGTTGTAGCCCTGACGGCTGTACAGGCCCAGATGGCTTAA
- a CDS encoding cyclic-di-AMP receptor, translating to MKLIYAIVRYDNEDEVISALTKKHYSITKLATTGGFLKKGNTTLLIGTEAEHVSDVIETIKQECGKRQKITINMPYISGAAMMNCATMPMTVEVGGATIFVIDVEHYEKI from the coding sequence ATGAAGTTAATTTACGCAATCGTCCGTTACGACAATGAAGATGAAGTGATCAGCGCCCTGACAAAGAAACATTACAGCATCACCAAGCTTGCCACCACCGGCGGATTCCTGAAAAAAGGCAATACGACGCTTTTAATCGGTACCGAAGCGGAGCATGTCTCAGACGTCATCGAGACCATCAAGCAGGAGTGCGGAAAGCGCCAGAAAATTACCATCAACATGCCTTATATCTCCGGGGCTGCCATGATGAACTGTGCCACGATGCCGATGACCGTAGAGGTCGGCGGAGCGACGATTTTCGTCATCGACGTAGAGCATTACGAGAAAATCTGA
- a CDS encoding CPBP family intramembrane metalloprotease, which produces MRTKKQRSHWFLKYPLVPAFVLPVFGILGVALLGQAVILVLLNVFGEGIRVFRDLPAIVNDVLRILLAFLMIAVMKRTNGGKFIFGFSSENGKLSFWLAAPALIVAASNLVEYSMAGLPFRASLGGVFYALLCGVAPGFFEEVACRGIPAGNMMQRWREKENYILWSVLASGIAFGLVHLINLLNGDLPATVLQVCYASAMGIFFGAVYVRTRSLWGPVIVHSIIDFTAFLFVGDPETSMFQIISAVITTIFYTAVGLYLIRREKREEIRKLWEGEEG; this is translated from the coding sequence ATGCGAACAAAAAAACAGCGGAGCCACTGGTTTTTGAAATATCCACTGGTTCCGGCATTTGTCCTGCCGGTTTTTGGCATCCTTGGGGTGGCACTTTTGGGGCAGGCCGTGATCCTGGTTCTTTTGAACGTGTTTGGAGAGGGAATCCGGGTGTTCCGGGATCTGCCGGCCATCGTCAACGATGTCCTGCGGATTCTGCTGGCCTTTCTCATGATCGCGGTCATGAAGCGCACAAACGGCGGGAAATTTATCTTTGGTTTTAGCAGTGAGAATGGGAAGCTTTCCTTCTGGCTTGCGGCACCTGCGCTCATCGTTGCGGCGTCAAACCTGGTGGAATACTCCATGGCGGGACTCCCGTTCAGGGCTTCCCTTGGCGGTGTGTTCTATGCGCTTTTATGCGGCGTGGCCCCAGGCTTTTTTGAAGAGGTTGCCTGCCGCGGGATTCCTGCGGGAAATATGATGCAAAGATGGAGGGAGAAAGAGAATTACATTCTCTGGAGCGTGCTGGCTTCCGGCATTGCCTTTGGCCTCGTGCATCTCATCAACCTGTTAAACGGAGATCTGCCGGCGACGGTTTTGCAGGTATGCTATGCGTCAGCAATGGGGATTTTCTTCGGCGCCGTATATGTGCGGACGCGCAGCCTCTGGGGGCCGGTGATCGTCCACAGCATCATTGATTTCACGGCATTTTTATTTGTGGGTGACCCGGAAACCTCCATGTTTCAGATCATTTCGGCAGTCATAACCACCATTTTTTATACGGCGGTTGGGCTGTATTTGATCCGGCGGGAGAAAAGGGAGGAAATCAGGAAGCTTTGGGAAGGAGAGGAAGGATGA
- a CDS encoding nucleotidyltransferase family protein yields MKTAGIIAEYNPFHNGHLYQLQKTREMTGADFVIIVMSGDFMQRGTPALFDKYLRCRAALLGGADLVIEMPVFGSLSSAADFADCGVSLLNQTGVTDFLSFGSECGDIEALKAQEASMDISREDVSAKIRDGVKSGKTWPQARADAFFALSDAQALAAPNDILAVEYLRALKKFHSNIVPYTVPRCDDGYHSETVAGSFASATALRRAYLEGRNVDFERAVPAFLPGLLKDGGCVPVEFDDFSMLLSEKLLTSPLERLKETASMPADLAAKLFRERLNFKKAGGLTAAAKDRQYTYTRVNRALMSVILGITKEETKAFKDMDSAPWLRILGFRRSAVPLLSEMKKKAGVPMISKVADAGERLSGPALSLFEKHLKTAELYRLAAQLNHAAGRPLPNEYTRPVIIL; encoded by the coding sequence ATGAAAACAGCAGGAATCATTGCAGAATACAACCCGTTCCACAACGGGCACCTCTACCAGCTTCAGAAAACACGGGAAATGACCGGCGCGGACTTTGTGATTATCGTCATGAGCGGCGATTTCATGCAGAGAGGCACGCCGGCCCTTTTTGACAAGTACCTGCGCTGCCGTGCCGCACTCCTTGGCGGCGCCGATCTGGTGATTGAGATGCCGGTGTTCGGCTCCCTTTCCAGCGCCGCCGACTTTGCCGACTGCGGCGTCTCGCTTTTAAATCAGACAGGCGTCACGGATTTTCTCTCTTTCGGCAGCGAATGCGGCGACATCGAGGCTTTAAAGGCGCAGGAAGCTTCTATGGATATTTCGCGGGAGGACGTTTCCGCGAAAATCCGGGATGGCGTAAAAAGCGGGAAAACCTGGCCGCAGGCCAGGGCCGATGCCTTTTTTGCCCTGTCGGATGCCCAGGCTCTGGCCGCCCCCAACGATATTTTGGCCGTCGAATACCTGAGGGCCTTAAAAAAATTCCATTCCAACATAGTTCCATATACGGTACCAAGGTGTGATGATGGCTACCACAGCGAAACCGTTGCCGGCTCTTTTGCCTCGGCCACGGCGCTAAGGCGCGCGTATCTCGAAGGGCGGAATGTGGACTTTGAAAGGGCCGTCCCTGCGTTTCTTCCGGGGCTTTTAAAGGACGGTGGCTGCGTCCCGGTGGAGTTTGACGATTTTTCCATGCTGCTTTCGGAAAAGCTTTTGACCTCTCCATTGGAGCGTCTGAAAGAGACGGCCTCCATGCCGGCGGATCTGGCGGCAAAGCTTTTCAGAGAGCGCCTGAATTTTAAAAAAGCCGGCGGGCTGACGGCGGCCGCCAAGGACAGGCAGTACACCTACACCCGCGTAAACCGTGCCCTCATGAGCGTAATCCTGGGAATTACAAAAGAGGAAACGAAAGCGTTTAAAGACATGGACAGCGCGCCGTGGCTCAGGATCCTTGGCTTTAGGCGGAGCGCCGTGCCGCTTTTATCGGAAATGAAAAAGAAAGCCGGGGTTCCCATGATTTCCAAGGTGGCCGACGCAGGAGAACGGCTTTCCGGGCCTGCCCTCTCTCTTTTTGAAAAGCATTTAAAAACGGCGGAGCTTTACCGCCTCGCCGCCCAGCTAAACCATGCGGCCGGGCGTCCGCTTCCGAACGAATACACCCGGCCGGTCATCATCCTATAA
- the rpmF gene encoding 50S ribosomal protein L32: MSICPKNKSSKARRDSRRANWKMSAPNLVKCSKCGALMMPHRVCKACGSYNKREIVKVED, encoded by the coding sequence ATGTCTATCTGCCCAAAGAACAAATCTTCTAAAGCAAGAAGAGACAGCCGCAGAGCAAACTGGAAGATGAGTGCTCCGAACTTAGTAAAATGCAGCAAATGCGGCGCGCTGATGATGCCGCACAGAGTGTGCAAGGCATGCGGCAGCTATAATAAACGCGAGATTGTCAAGGTTGAGGACTAA
- a CDS encoding response regulator yields the protein MRFLVVDDEKMMLDGLEMMLKKLRPEAEILSFSWPEDALAAAGAVPADAAFLDIQMGGMTGLELAVRLKRLRPDMHIIFVTGYADYAVEAFAMHASGYLLKPVSEAALKRELTFLYGEPETKCRIRVQTFGGFEVFVEGVPVRFERSKAKELLAYLIDHRGAAVTTGEAYAALFEDMENSVAGKSYFRTIVHSMKTALKKAGAEEILVKGFNSMAVVPENMDCDYYRFLKGDPIAVNQYRNDYLPSYSWAEARNGSFEFERGLNGGK from the coding sequence ATGCGCTTTTTGGTGGTGGACGATGAAAAAATGATGTTGGACGGTTTGGAGATGATGTTAAAAAAGCTGCGTCCGGAGGCGGAGATCCTGTCCTTTTCCTGGCCGGAGGATGCGCTTGCGGCGGCCGGAGCCGTTCCGGCAGACGCGGCTTTTCTGGATATCCAGATGGGCGGCATGACAGGGCTTGAGCTGGCGGTGCGGTTAAAGCGCCTCCGCCCGGACATGCATATTATTTTTGTGACCGGATATGCTGACTATGCGGTGGAGGCCTTTGCCATGCATGCGTCGGGGTACCTTTTAAAGCCGGTGAGCGAGGCGGCACTTAAGCGGGAGCTGACGTTCCTTTACGGGGAGCCGGAGACGAAATGCCGCATCCGCGTCCAGACCTTCGGCGGGTTTGAAGTGTTTGTGGAGGGAGTCCCGGTTCGGTTTGAGCGTTCCAAAGCAAAGGAACTGCTGGCGTATCTGATCGACCACCGCGGCGCGGCAGTGACGACGGGAGAGGCCTATGCAGCCCTGTTTGAGGACATGGAAAATTCGGTGGCAGGAAAGTCTTATTTCCGTACCATTGTCCATAGCATGAAAACGGCGTTAAAGAAGGCCGGAGCAGAGGAGATCCTCGTGAAAGGCTTCAATTCCATGGCGGTTGTGCCGGAAAACATGGACTGCGATTATTACCGGTTCTTAAAAGGCGATCCGATTGCCGTCAACCAGTACCGGAACGATTATCTGCCTTCTTATAGCTGGGCCGAGGCGCGGAACGGAAGCTTTGAATTTGAACGCGGCTTAAATGGCGGAAAATGA